In Desulfovibrio litoralis DSM 11393, a genomic segment contains:
- a CDS encoding YcxB family protein — MTIHYKVSEQDYINFNIDHYNNMKSQKNKRFVYGVILLMFFFLFLPFLNDNSLSLVEIISSVFFLIAWFIFFPKIINVFIRKSVREYIKNGKANDFIGNQTILLADDYIETLNATTQSRIQYAAVERICTGNQLFYIYVGSVKALIIPFSAFENEEIKNSFFEIIHQKTGLNVLAK; from the coding sequence ATGACTATTCATTACAAAGTATCGGAGCAAGATTATATTAATTTCAACATTGATCATTATAACAATATGAAGTCACAAAAAAACAAGAGGTTTGTTTATGGGGTAATTCTCCTAATGTTCTTTTTTTTGTTTCTTCCCTTTCTTAATGACAATAGCTTATCGCTAGTAGAAATAATTTCTTCTGTATTCTTCTTGATTGCATGGTTCATTTTTTTTCCAAAAATAATAAATGTTTTCATTCGTAAATCTGTGAGAGAATATATCAAAAATGGAAAAGCCAATGACTTTATTGGCAATCAAACGATATTACTTGCAGATGACTATATTGAGACTTTAAACGCAACTACTCAATCTCGAATACAATATGCTGCTGTTGAACGAATATGTACAGGTAATCAGCTTTTTTATATTTATGTAGGTTCTGTAAAGGCATTAATAATTCCTTTTTCAGCGTTTGAGAATGAAGAGATAAAAAACTCTTTTTTCGAAATCATACACCAAAAGACAGGTTTAAATGTTTTAGCCAAATGA
- a CDS encoding PoNe immunity protein domain-containing protein — translation MNEQEFEERKRDIFIIEAAYDEYLKVQHQLFSYPDYAEDRNVIIATRGSKEKARSFSFSRARQMIEFAWVMYSCGLPIEEIHSKVIYAFDDLERHLAVYPDDTFKLWEPDAYYFCMLLISWTVLFNMPERLPLIASFISQDEEDGLDPFIAVLFHSLGIRNFSGANAPLQHPKPYVILYESLREDRAGQAKAMGKYLKAWYKGKSIKNCYWHGRHEGRVPENHLGYWAFEKGMLTVLNNLDDSSFRDMNYYPRDLIDYSRKHGWIEEFKKAVTEWKTT, via the coding sequence ATGAACGAACAGGAATTTGAAGAAAGAAAGCGTGATATATTTATTATAGAAGCAGCTTATGATGAGTACTTAAAAGTGCAACATCAACTCTTCAGCTACCCCGACTATGCCGAAGACCGTAATGTCATTATTGCCACAAGAGGATCAAAGGAAAAAGCAAGGTCGTTTAGCTTTAGTAGGGCACGGCAAATGATTGAGTTCGCGTGGGTCATGTACTCCTGTGGGCTCCCCATAGAAGAAATTCATAGTAAAGTTATCTACGCCTTTGATGACCTGGAGCGGCACTTAGCTGTTTACCCAGATGACACCTTTAAGCTCTGGGAACCAGATGCCTATTATTTTTGCATGCTGCTCATAAGCTGGACAGTGCTTTTTAACATGCCGGAACGGCTTCCCCTTATTGCCAGCTTTATTAGCCAGGATGAAGAAGATGGGCTAGACCCCTTTATTGCTGTACTGTTCCATAGCCTTGGAATACGCAACTTTTCCGGAGCCAATGCCCCGCTACAACACCCCAAGCCCTATGTCATTTTGTATGAATCGCTGCGTGAAGACCGTGCAGGGCAGGCAAAAGCCATGGGTAAGTACCTGAAAGCCTGGTACAAGGGGAAAAGCATTAAAAATTGTTATTGGCATGGGCGGCACGAAGGTCGTGTGCCAGAAAATCACCTTGGCTATTGGGCCTTTGAAAAGGGCATGCTTACGGTGCTGAATAACCTTGATGATTCGAGCTTCCGCGACATGAACTATTATCCGCGAGATCTTATAGACTATAGTCGTAAACACGGTTGGATAGAAGAATTCAAAAAGGCTGTAACGGAATGGAAAACAACCTAA
- a CDS encoding DUF5989 family protein: MIKKQNENFLIRRQWRKNSQELTQQIVMGYGFGFLFLIWGTFKYFLSLESLDILWAIVACIGVLFILCTFIIPSALKPVEHGLRAVGNMVGNKIMTVLLAIIYYLLITPVGLLIQRFKGKDPIYEWNETPSKMNGWVKKTLPQDIENLMKTHGQVKIRKTGFFSVLTFFVKTGKIIFIPVLLILISLGLLLFFLQTSVIAPFIYTLF; this comes from the coding sequence ATGGCGTAAAAATTCACAAGAGTTAACTCAACAAATCGTCATGGGATACGGATTTGGTTTTTTATTCCTTATTTGGGGAACTTTTAAATATTTTTTGAGTCTTGAAAGTTTAGATATTTTATGGGCTATAGTGGCATGTATCGGTGTATTGTTTATTTTATGCACTTTTATTATTCCATCTGCACTAAAGCCTGTTGAACATGGTCTTAGAGCTGTTGGCAATATGGTCGGCAACAAGATCATGACTGTTTTGCTTGCAATAATTTATTACTTGCTTATTACTCCGGTAGGCTTGTTGATCCAACGCTTCAAAGGTAAAGATCCTATTTATGAATGGAATGAAACACCAAGCAAAATGAATGGTTGGGTCAAAAAAACATTGCCGCAAGACATAGAAAACTTAATGAAGACCCACGGACAAGTCAAAATAAGAAAAACAGGATTTTTTTCTGTGTTAACTTTCTTTGTAAAAACAGGAAAAATAATCTTTATTCCTGTCTTGTTGATATTGATTTCCTTAGGGTTATTACTATTCTTTTTACAAACTTCGGTTATTGCACCTTTTATTTATACGCTGTTTTAA